A stretch of the Synechocystis sp. PCC 7338 genome encodes the following:
- a CDS encoding DUF6717 family protein has product MNNSLFTIQPYWLGHTWVFDAPEVGLWAEPFVAGADAVLTQLVKARLGLEPRDGSMFQLIFSAQGFPGYHLQFERREEEYGGYWYTSKDKDWGWLCPATLHFFPNGHPENLYIRVCPIFNSCKIDAVSVNKKSLIFCG; this is encoded by the coding sequence ATGAACAACAGTTTATTTACCATCCAACCCTATTGGTTAGGTCATACTTGGGTTTTTGATGCACCGGAAGTTGGGCTTTGGGCAGAACCGTTTGTAGCTGGAGCTGATGCAGTTTTAACTCAGTTAGTCAAAGCTCGTCTTGGTCTTGAACCCAGGGATGGCTCAATGTTCCAGTTGATTTTTAGTGCCCAGGGTTTTCCTGGCTATCATCTGCAGTTTGAACGTCGAGAAGAAGAATATGGTGGCTATTGGTACACCAGCAAAGATAAGGACTGGGGCTGGCTTTGTCCGGCGACTCTACACTTTTTTCCCAATGGGCATCCGGAAAATTTATACATTAGGGTTTGTCCCATTTTTAATAGTTGCAAAATTGATGCTGTTTCTGTCAACAAAAAAAGCTTGATTTTCTGTGGCTAA
- a CDS encoding cache domain-containing protein: protein MQSWRRRFLSYVLLACLSCTSFTAFITYISLRQAVVQPIFEFLAQVAEAKIEQSNHWFNQLKTDFKTDLTDTQVRKNAIVLLTEGVNISPDYQQAYHHLHKRFSEKYQQRLATSLITNSGMVIFSTDPDQEGQYRPLQNTTTYFKLENIDDLTPNFYQSATNQLPMITLASPLLDQSETRVGVLTIDLNLSDLDQWISQPIKSRENVSKLVGKIDSYLVGKLSLNTNTFVSHNIHREGNQINTINNTENSTSIPTLKSDGINRALGLETGQGMYLNYEQIPVLGVYRWLPAYRFALLVEVQQAEVFHLARFRAGQLFIGGLVFTVMASLWLLLIKL from the coding sequence ATGCAAAGCTGGCGACGCAGGTTTCTAAGTTATGTGCTTCTAGCCTGTTTATCCTGCACTAGTTTTACTGCTTTCATTACCTACATTAGTCTACGCCAAGCTGTAGTTCAGCCCATTTTTGAATTTTTAGCACAGGTGGCAGAAGCAAAAATTGAGCAATCAAATCATTGGTTTAATCAATTAAAAACTGACTTTAAAACAGATTTAACAGATACTCAAGTCAGAAAAAATGCCATTGTTTTACTGACTGAAGGAGTGAATATCAGTCCAGACTATCAACAAGCCTACCACCACTTACACAAACGCTTTAGTGAAAAATATCAGCAACGCCTAGCCACTTCGTTAATTACCAATAGTGGCATGGTTATTTTTTCCACTGACCCTGATCAAGAAGGACAATATCGTCCCCTGCAAAATACCACAACCTATTTTAAGCTGGAAAATATTGATGATTTGACACCAAATTTTTACCAGTCTGCTACCAATCAACTGCCAATGATAACCCTGGCAAGTCCATTATTAGACCAGTCAGAAACAAGGGTTGGAGTATTGACCATAGATTTAAATTTATCTGATCTGGACCAGTGGATTAGCCAACCTATAAAATCGAGAGAAAATGTCAGTAAATTAGTAGGAAAAATAGACAGTTACTTAGTTGGAAAATTGTCTTTAAATACTAACACTTTCGTCAGCCATAATATTCATCGAGAAGGAAATCAAATTAATACTATTAATAATACTGAAAATTCTACCTCAATTCCTACTTTGAAAAGCGATGGCATTAATAGGGCATTAGGGCTGGAAACTGGTCAAGGTATGTATTTAAACTATGAACAAATTCCTGTTTTGGGAGTTTACCGTTGGTTGCCAGCCTATCGCTTTGCCTTACTAGTGGAAGTTCAGCAGGCTGAAGTGTTTCACTTGGCAAGATTCCGTGCTGGGCAATTATTTATTGGTGGTCTGGTGTTTACTGTGATGGCCTCCCTCTGGTTGTTGCTGATTAAACTTTGA
- a CDS encoding ABC transporter substrate-binding protein, with the protein MVLFSCDSNQVNTVLTPVDDNVLNVWWSEGYYPEETEAIQSSISAWQTENNVDVQITFFSEKDLVQQVENAIKADNAPDIIYSYSIDLVLLPRLAWEGKLADVSSIIGPIKESYDPEALTNVNYFNNQTQKRSYYAVPISQQTTYIHYWQDLLAQAGVSNDKLPKEWDSFWRLWEVAQTNLTKQNVNNIYAIGLPMSAVATDTFTVFEQFLEAYNVQLLDDEGKLRFHDPQVRQGIIKALQDYTNPYLENFVPPNAIEWGDPDNNINFLSNGTLMTANGSLSIPGSQKGDPINYFRRMRTIPWPNKPDNTPMRYVTSIKQIAILAETDRLEEAKSLVAFLVKTENLEAYLQGAQGRFLPVMPAIASNEFWSSGKDPHIAVAITQFDNARSSYVVLNPAYSEVLAQNVWGEVIHAIATNQITPEKGADQAIEKITDIFSQWK; encoded by the coding sequence TTGGTCTTATTTAGCTGTGATTCAAATCAAGTTAACACGGTTTTAACTCCTGTCGATGATAATGTATTAAATGTATGGTGGAGTGAAGGTTATTACCCAGAAGAAACGGAAGCCATTCAATCTTCTATTAGTGCCTGGCAAACTGAAAATAATGTTGATGTTCAGATAACTTTTTTCAGCGAGAAAGATTTGGTACAACAGGTAGAAAATGCCATAAAAGCAGACAATGCACCGGATATTATCTATAGTTACAGTATTGATCTAGTACTCTTACCCCGGTTAGCTTGGGAGGGAAAATTGGCAGACGTTTCTAGCATCATTGGGCCGATTAAAGAGTCCTACGATCCAGAAGCGCTTACAAACGTCAATTATTTCAATAATCAAACTCAAAAGCGTTCCTATTACGCTGTCCCCATTTCTCAACAAACAACCTATATCCATTATTGGCAAGATTTACTAGCTCAGGCAGGAGTTAGTAATGATAAGCTTCCTAAAGAATGGGATAGTTTTTGGCGTCTCTGGGAAGTTGCTCAAACAAATTTAACTAAGCAGAATGTTAACAATATTTACGCTATTGGTTTGCCTATGTCTGCGGTGGCAACAGATACTTTTACAGTATTTGAGCAGTTTTTAGAAGCCTACAATGTGCAACTTTTAGATGATGAAGGTAAGCTCCGCTTTCATGATCCCCAAGTCCGTCAAGGCATTATTAAAGCATTGCAAGACTATACTAATCCCTATTTGGAAAATTTTGTTCCTCCCAATGCCATAGAATGGGGAGACCCGGACAATAATATTAATTTTTTGAGCAATGGTACTTTGATGACTGCCAATGGTTCCCTCTCAATTCCTGGCTCTCAAAAGGGAGATCCAATTAATTACTTCCGAAGGATGCGGACAATTCCTTGGCCGAATAAGCCGGACAACACCCCCATGCGCTATGTCACTTCTATTAAACAAATTGCCATCCTAGCCGAGACCGATCGCCTAGAGGAAGCAAAAAGTTTGGTAGCATTTTTGGTCAAGACAGAAAATCTGGAAGCATATTTGCAGGGAGCCCAGGGACGATTTTTACCTGTCATGCCGGCGATCGCCTCTAATGAATTTTGGTCTAGTGGCAAAGATCCCCATATTGCAGTGGCCATCACCCAATTCGACAACGCCCGTAGTTCTTACGTGGTGCTTAACCCGGCCTACAGTGAAGTTTTAGCCCAAAACGTCTGGGGAGAAGTTATTCATGCCATTGCTACCAATCAAATAACGCCTGAAAAAGGAGCTGACCAAGCCATAGAAAAAATAACTGATATTTTTAGTCAATGGAAATAA
- a CDS encoding AEC family transporter: MNSFLIIIFRLYLPIGLAILIGILLSFLLKKLQGRFLKNNHLFLIIPNYLGKFLFWFGVPLGVINFIHKTNLSGGIWLSPIVAWCAVLLGLFLSWLWLQTFFPKPSLASQTSFTLVSTVGNTGYIGFPIILLLPQLGPDYFGWAILYDLLGTFLAAYGLGTILASRSLLTNRNKVINFGSESSTVSIDQTTMFHSIKSSLLQIVRWLQNNLVILVKNPTLIAFIFGLILRSIVFPPWLDLSLGWFAWSIIMLSLILMGMRLQQLDSWSNIKIAFSAVSIKMLLVPLVMAMALTTAGLSGPPRLVLVLQSAMPSAFASLILAEAYDLDRDLVVTCLGLSSLMLFFTLPFWLWGFTTW; this comes from the coding sequence ATGAATTCATTCTTGATTATTATTTTCCGTCTCTATCTACCCATAGGTCTGGCAATTTTAATTGGTATTTTACTAAGTTTTTTGCTTAAAAAATTACAGGGCAGATTTTTAAAAAACAATCATCTTTTTTTAATTATTCCTAATTACTTAGGCAAGTTTCTCTTTTGGTTTGGAGTTCCCCTCGGGGTAATCAATTTCATTCATAAAACAAACTTATCTGGAGGAATTTGGCTCTCCCCCATCGTGGCGTGGTGCGCAGTTTTACTGGGACTTTTTTTAAGCTGGCTCTGGCTCCAAACCTTTTTTCCAAAACCTTCCCTTGCGTCCCAAACTAGTTTTACTCTCGTTAGCACAGTGGGAAATACTGGCTACATCGGCTTTCCCATTATTTTATTGCTTCCTCAACTGGGACCAGATTATTTTGGTTGGGCAATTTTATATGATCTTTTGGGAACCTTCTTGGCAGCTTATGGTTTGGGGACAATTTTAGCAAGTCGCAGTTTGCTTACTAACCGAAACAAAGTAATAAACTTTGGCTCTGAATCATCAACAGTTTCCATTGATCAAACCACTATGTTCCATTCCATTAAATCATCTTTATTGCAAATTGTGCGTTGGTTACAAAATAACTTAGTCATTTTAGTTAAAAATCCTACTTTAATTGCTTTTATTTTCGGCTTAATCTTGCGTTCTATCGTCTTTCCTCCCTGGTTAGATCTTTCCCTAGGATGGTTTGCATGGTCAATAATCATGCTTTCTCTAATATTAATGGGTATGAGACTACAACAACTTGACTCATGGAGCAACATTAAGATCGCTTTCAGCGCCGTCTCGATTAAAATGCTCTTAGTTCCCTTAGTTATGGCCATGGCCCTGACCACCGCTGGACTCAGTGGGCCGCCTCGTCTAGTCCTGGTACTGCAATCCGCCATGCCCTCTGCTTTTGCCAGCCTCATACTAGCAGAAGCTTACGATCTAGACCGGGATTTAGTGGTAACGTGCTTGGGGCTAAGTTCATTGATGTTGTTTTTCACCCTGCCTTTCTGGCTATGGGGTTTTACCACTTGGTAA
- a CDS encoding anti-sigma regulatory factor codes for MTILNFPADLDALNSIGKHILDQAQAVGLQKKRAYKLRLAVDELATNIINYGYANAPGHNQISIQVEADKRKLKVTMVDTGLAYDPRDRQFDQSILSLEAEDRPIGGLGIFLALQSVDEFTYEVKDDKNISCLVMNLDSPGNG; via the coding sequence ATGACTATTTTAAATTTTCCCGCTGATTTAGACGCTTTAAATAGTATTGGAAAACATATTTTAGATCAAGCTCAAGCAGTAGGATTACAAAAAAAAAGAGCTTATAAATTGAGATTAGCAGTGGATGAATTAGCAACTAATATTATTAACTATGGTTATGCTAATGCACCGGGACACAATCAAATTAGCATCCAAGTAGAAGCAGATAAGCGTAAATTAAAGGTCACAATGGTGGACACTGGTCTAGCCTATGATCCCCGCGATCGCCAATTTGATCAATCAATTCTGAGCTTAGAGGCGGAGGATCGACCCATCGGTGGACTAGGAATTTTTTTGGCTCTGCAAAGTGTAGATGAATTTACCTATGAAGTGAAGGATGATAAAAATATTAGTTGTTTGGTGATGAACCTAGACTCCCCAGGCAATGGCTAA
- a CDS encoding PP2C family protein-serine/threonine phosphatase, translated as MKLIQPFMQSIRFRIVGLLLLCLIPSTLGGIFLLDLYTEKQLKKIAQKDLEGHAKLTAQMVTRLDRERRENTAFVASQPEVVNFRAEEARFFLNEFIRFHQWNGFFLIVNPQGKIVASSDNYRPGKNLPSKEWFDEVKKANRHLNRLFPGKDYNDSKDCLIMPITAPNSEVQTGVVIECLPLTSIAKLIENIAKDADVNRILLVNYQGYIYADTDINQYTQLENRQNSPLVDKLLKNHNGIIYSNGKFAYLSPIQLRGSKTWGIILEDSEASIEAAIYDINKVGYLLVVVIGTIVALASWSVIHHSTIPILELTKASQAIAEGNLDYPITVQGKDEIGILGNSFIHMKNQIKTLIAQEIKDGVNRLELEKGRQIQQNFLPISLPNLPQWQINAVFEPARSVSGDFYDAFLLGDDYLAIVIGDVCDKGVGAAMFMGLFRSLLRVFSGETMPGDTCIRDVNHKCSASDGDSKKKVIVQFLNAVRLTNDYIATEHGDMAMFATLFFGVIDVSNGNLSYINAGHEPVFILNSEGIKHKLKSTSPAVGMMPDSTFTIDSLTIDPGEMLIGYTDGVTDARSPTKEFFGRKKLAETLTTNFLAGTKILDIIKQELISHIDDSIQFDDITMIAVYRN; from the coding sequence ATGAAACTGATTCAACCGTTCATGCAATCAATTCGGTTTCGCATTGTTGGCCTCCTCCTGCTTTGCCTAATTCCCTCTACACTGGGAGGAATTTTTCTGCTGGATTTATATACAGAAAAACAACTAAAAAAAATTGCTCAAAAAGACTTAGAAGGCCATGCAAAGCTAACAGCTCAGATGGTGACTAGATTAGATCGGGAGCGGCGTGAAAATACAGCCTTTGTTGCTTCTCAACCAGAGGTAGTTAACTTTCGAGCCGAAGAGGCTCGCTTTTTTTTAAATGAATTTATCAGGTTTCATCAATGGAATGGTTTTTTTCTTATTGTTAATCCACAGGGGAAAATAGTTGCCAGTAGCGATAATTATCGTCCAGGGAAAAACTTACCTTCCAAAGAATGGTTTGACGAAGTAAAAAAAGCAAATAGACATTTAAATCGTCTGTTTCCTGGCAAGGATTATAATGACAGTAAAGATTGTTTGATTATGCCTATCACTGCTCCCAATTCTGAAGTCCAGACCGGTGTCGTGATTGAATGTTTACCATTAACCAGTATTGCAAAATTGATTGAAAATATAGCAAAAGATGCTGATGTTAACAGAATTTTACTGGTTAATTACCAAGGTTATATTTATGCAGATACTGATATTAATCAATATACTCAGCTTGAAAATAGACAAAATTCTCCCTTAGTTGACAAGCTACTTAAAAACCATAATGGTATTATTTATAGCAACGGTAAATTTGCCTATCTTTCTCCCATTCAACTGAGGGGGTCTAAAACTTGGGGAATAATTTTAGAAGATTCAGAGGCTAGCATTGAAGCTGCTATTTACGATATTAATAAAGTTGGCTATTTACTGGTTGTAGTAATTGGTACTATTGTTGCCCTCGCATCCTGGAGTGTCATCCACCACAGTACCATTCCTATTTTGGAATTAACGAAGGCATCCCAGGCGATCGCCGAGGGGAATTTAGATTATCCCATCACAGTCCAGGGTAAAGATGAAATTGGTATTTTGGGCAATAGTTTCATCCACATGAAAAATCAAATTAAAACCCTGATTGCCCAGGAAATTAAGGATGGGGTCAATCGTTTGGAATTAGAAAAAGGCCGACAAATTCAACAAAACTTTTTACCCATTAGTTTACCTAATTTGCCCCAGTGGCAAATAAATGCTGTTTTTGAGCCAGCTCGGTCTGTTTCTGGGGATTTTTATGATGCTTTTTTATTAGGTGATGATTACCTGGCGATTGTCATTGGTGACGTATGCGATAAAGGGGTAGGAGCCGCTATGTTTATGGGTCTATTCCGTAGTTTATTAAGGGTATTTTCCGGAGAAACGATGCCGGGGGATACCTGTATCCGTGATGTGAATCATAAATGTAGTGCTAGTGATGGTGACAGCAAAAAGAAAGTTATTGTTCAATTTTTAAACGCAGTGCGGCTCACTAATGATTACATCGCCACTGAGCACGGAGATATGGCCATGTTTGCCACCTTATTTTTTGGTGTAATTGATGTTAGTAATGGCAATCTAAGTTATATCAATGCTGGTCATGAACCGGTTTTTATTTTAAATTCTGAGGGTATCAAGCACAAATTAAAGTCCACTAGTCCCGCCGTAGGGATGATGCCCGATTCCACTTTCACAATTGATAGTCTAACAATCGATCCTGGAGAAATGTTAATTGGCTATACTGATGGTGTTACCGATGCCCGATCGCCAACTAAAGAATTTTTTGGACGTAAAAAACTAGCGGAAACATTAACAACAAATTTTTTGGCAGGAACAAAAATCCTAGACATAATCAAACAAGAACTAATCAGTCATATTGATGATTCCATTCAGTTCGATGACATTACTATGATTGCTGTTTATCGTAATTAG
- a CDS encoding anti-sigma factor antagonist — MAFSIELETINGQAKLTLIGELDGGTAPLFKEQIETAAQANITKLVLMMDQLEYMSSAGLRVLVFAKQKMGTGVEIFLVGTQEMVNDTIEQTGLHQSFHMVDSYDFAI, encoded by the coding sequence ATGGCTTTTAGCATTGAATTGGAAACCATTAATGGTCAGGCAAAATTAACCCTCATCGGCGAATTAGATGGGGGTACTGCTCCCTTGTTTAAAGAACAAATCGAAACAGCGGCCCAAGCCAATATCACCAAATTAGTTTTGATGATGGATCAGTTAGAATATATGTCTAGCGCTGGTTTAAGGGTTTTGGTATTCGCCAAACAAAAAATGGGAACGGGGGTAGAGATTTTTTTGGTAGGGACTCAAGAAATGGTTAACGATACCATTGAACAAACAGGACTGCATCAAAGCTTTCACATGGTAGATAGTTACGATTTTGCTATCTAA